DNA sequence from the Thalassotalea sp. 273M-4 genome:
ATGGAAGAATTGTCGAAATTGGTTTTATAGCGACGCTTTTAACAGAATGGTTTGGTTATAAAAAAGTAACAAACATTCACACCTAGATTACTAGATGTTTAGACGTCTAGATTGACAAAACAACAAATTCCTATATCATGCAGCTATTGTTCAATACCTGCATGATTTTTTATATGGAAACTCAAACTGCAAAAGCGAGTGCGCTTTTACCCATATTATTTTTTATCGCTATTTTTGTTGGCGTCGGCAGTTACTTTACATCGCAAGGTGTAGATTTTGCGTTCTACCAATTACCAGCCCATATTGCCATTTTACCGGCGATTTTATTGGCGGTTTTGATGTCGTCTAAAAAAAGCAACGAAACCATTAGCACATTCATTAAGGGGGCTGGTCACAGTAATATCATCACCATGTGCTTGATTTACTTACTTGCTGGTGCTTTTAGCGTGATTGCAAAATCAACGGGTGGCGTAAATGCGGTCGTCGATTTAGGTTTAGCGATTATTCCATCTTGGTTTTTACTGCCGGGTATTTTTATCATCAGTGCGTTAATTGCCACGGCTATGGGAACCTCAATGGGCACCATTGCTGCTGTTGCTCCTGTTGCATTTGGTATTGGCGAGACAGCTCAAATTGATGGCGCGGTGATGGCTGGCGCGGTATTTAGTGGTGCTATTTTTGGTGACAATTTATCGATTATTTCAGACACCACCATTGCCGCAACCCGTACCCAAGGATGTCGCATGAAAGATAAGTTTGCGCAAAACATTAAAATTTCATTGCCCGCGGCACTTATTACGATTGTGTTATTGACGTGGTTTAATAACCCCGGTGAAATGACTAATTCAATGCCAGAAAACCCATTGTTAGCATTACCCTATTTAGTGATTTTAGTATTGGCCGTTAGCGGTGTTAACGTATTTGCGGTATTAACCGCTGGCATTTTATTAGCCGGTATTAGTGGCTTAATCACGGGCGAGCATTCCTTACTAACCTTATCGAAAAACATTGGTGAAGGTTTTGTTTCCATGCAGGAAATTTTTATTCTGTCACTACTGATTGGTGGATTAAGCGAAATAACCCGCGCTGAAGGTGGCTTAATTGCCATTCAAAAAAGCATTGGCAAACTTATTGCTAAAGCCAAAAACAGTCATGTTGCGGCTCAATTTGGTATTTCAATGACCACCGCATTAACCAATATTGGCGTGGCGAACAACACGGTTGCGATTTTAATAACCGGCGATTTAAACCGCGAAATGGCACAAAAGCATGGTATTAAGGCGGCGAAAGCCGCAAGTTTGGTTGATATTGCCGCGTGTATCGTACAGGGCCTTATTCCATGGGGTGCACAAGCTTTGTTATTAGGCTCTTTATTTGCGCTAAATCCGGTTTCAGTCGTAACGACTAGCATCTACCCTGTTGCGCTAACGTTTACCGCTGGTATAGCTATGTTGCTTAAAAAATAGCACGAAATACATAAGTAGATATATAGCTATCTAGCACCATTGAAAAGGAAAAAAAACCAAGCAAATTTGCTTGGTTTTTTTTCCAAAGTCGTCAGAACTGGATGAACTGTTGGTTGATAAATACGAATAAAGTGCAGATTGTCACCGACCCTATTCATGCTAAATACCTTTATATATGCCAAATAGGTTGGCGAAATATTTATTGTTATAACGCTTAATTTGATCTCACAAGATGCTCTAACTAATGTCTATATTGTTACGCATGGTTATCAATAAATGAGTCTTTGCAACTGCCTCTCGTTTTATAAATCTATTGTTTACGTTTCATACTTTACTTTCAGAGCTTTATGCAACAGCAACTATTGTTTCTGCCCCATTCGCGGCCGGATTTGGCCTAGTAATTGGGATAGGTTTACTGGTTGGAGCCTAGATGGAATAGAAAGAATGTTATTAGCACTCATATTTTCATTTTTGAGTGCTAATTAATAAATCCTTTATGAAGTGATTTTTAATTAATATTAGGGATAAATAATGACAAAAGAATGGTCCTTACAAAAAGGAGACAACATCCAAAGTTTTGAAAATGTTGAAGGTGTACTTAAAGCATTAAAAAATTGGTCTCCATTTACCCCCATCTTGGTTTCAAAACCTCAAAGTGATCAATTTTTACCTCCAACCTGCCATCACCAATTAGCCACAACAATAGTGAGTCGATACAAGGCTCGAGTGCAAGTTTGTATCGCCATGACCTTCACAGCTACTTTGATTACTATTTTATGTTTGCTTGTAACTGGTGATATCATTTTTTTAAAGGGTAGCATTCTATTTGCGTTAATAATCGGTGCTGTACTTTGGGACTATTGTATATCGTTTAAATCTTTACATAACTTAACTACAAGAACTCTGTTTATGTATTGGCTAATAAATTCAAAATATATGAAGCGAATCATCTTGGGCTGGCTGATTTTCATCATTGCTCTTGCTACGATTCAAGCTCTAATGATGTATTTTTTGTCTGGACGAGAAGCAATGTTTATCTTAATTGGAACGGTTCATAGCAGTGTTCTGGATGGAGAGGTTTGGCGCCTTTTTGTTGGGCCGTTTTTGCACTCATCGGTCGCGCACTTTCTAATTAATGCCACATTTTTAATGCTTATTGGTCCACTGTCTTGGCGTTTGTATTCATTCAGGGCTGTTCTTATTCTAGTGTTAGGTAGCGCAATAGGTGCGCTTTTTTCAACTCTCTTAGCGACCTTTGTTGATAACTATCCATACGACAGTTATGCGGGACTATCACCTGGTATTTTTGCATTATATGGCGCCGTTTTTATTGCTGGAACATTAAATAAGACATTATTGCCTCAGGGCATTGCGTTACATTTAGGTTTTGTGGCGTTAATTTCAATGGTATCCGCAATGGTATATTACCAACATTCAGCAGATGCAAGTCATTGGGCAGGATTTATACTAGGTGCACTATTGTCCTTGTGTTTTAACGCAAAAAAAATTGTCTTTACTGACATGAATGCGAATGACACTCCCACTTAAAGCGCACAAAAGAAGTCTTTGCAGTATATGCCTTATTCGCATTTATCTCTTTTAAATCGAGGTTTGGGTAATGAGTTAACCGCTTTGAAGTGCTTCATGGAGTAACCTAATGAATGCCTTTGTTTGTGGGGGTATTTAAAAGCTTATGGATAGAAACAAGTGATAACGCCTCATCGGGATTATAGCCTTGTCGGCAAAGTAAAAACGCATCAAAGTCGATTTTTTTGTAGATAACACTTAATGTATCACTCAATATATCAAGGGTATATTGTGAATTTTTGGTTGTCACCAGGGTACAACTCGACTTAAAGCAAATGCGTTTAACCCGACTGGTTAAACGCCAATATGGCTTGCCTTGATTGCTATACTCAAAGAATAAAAACACATAATCAGGCTGCTCTTTAACATTAAATAAATACGCTTGTCTGGTAGTATAAGAATATTGCTTCATGATGCATTACTAAAAGAAAAATACCCCAAGTATTGTAGTGGCGTAGTGCTCTTAGTCCAAGCTAGAGTACAAAAAATCAAAAAGGTGTAGTTGTTAACTACCGTCATCATGACGCTTTTATTGAGGCTTTTGCAGTTATTGCTTTGCTTACACACTATTAATCAAGTGAAAGTTTTTGAAAAAGCTTTGCACCGAACTCTTTTTAGCTTTTGCCAATTGTTCAACCAAGGTAAATGGCACAGGGTTTATGCGATACTCGCGGTGAATATCTCTTAGCATTTGTTGCCACAGCTTGGCGGTCATTTGCGAGTCGAATAAAGCTCGGTGAAACTGGCCTTCTGTGCTTAGGTTTTTATAGCGCACTAAGGTACCTAATTTATGATCAGGTGCCTGTTGGTAAAGTCGTCTTGATATTAACAAGGTACAGGCAAATCGACCTGAGTAGTGATGATTAATGCGCGCAAATTCGGCATCGAGAAACTTTTTGTCAAATGACGCATTGTGAGCCAGTAAATGACTGTCGCCAATAAAGTCGGCAAATTGTGCCATGACTTCATCGCAAGGGGCTGCATTTGCCAACATTTTATTGGTGATCCCGGTATATTGTTCAATAAATGCATTTACTCGTCTTCCTGGGTTCATTAACTGTTGAAAAGTATCTGTTACTTGCCCTTTTTCCAGCTTTACCGCACCAATTTCAATCGCTCTATCACCCGCATCGGGTGATAATCCAGTGGTTTCAAAATCGAGCACAACAAGGCTGTCGGCTCGATTATCAGATCTTATGTGCATATTCTTGTACGGCTCCCTTAATGCCCTAATGTGTTTTGGGTTTCAATGTGACTGCCACTGTGGGAATTCGTTACATTGATTCGCAGACCCATTTGTTCTTTAAGTTCAGACACATGTGAAATAATTCCGATGGTTCGCCCACCCTCTTGTAAATCGATAAGTGTTTGAATAGCCAGTTGCAAGGATTCTTGGTCTAAACTGCCAAAGCCCTCATCGATAAATAAGGTATCAAGTGCGATGCCACCGCTTCGCTGTTGCACCACATCGCTCAACGCCAAAGCTAAGGCGAGTGAGGCTAAAAATGATTCACCACCTGATAAGGTCGATACCGGTCTGGTTTTACCGGTATACGCATCGTCAATGGCTAAATCCAGACCTGCTGTAACGTTCTTTTTCTGTAAGCCTTCATCTTGGCGAACAAGCTGATATTGGCCACGGCTCATAATATGTAGGCGTTTACTGGCAATGGCCAATACCGAGTCGAGTAAGTCGCCTAGCACAAAACGCTCTAGTGACACCCGCACATTGCCTTTACCGCCCGCAGCTTTTGCTAATGTTCCTACCACTTCATATTGGCGTTTATTTTCGCTTTGCTCTTGCTGTAATTTAGTAATGCGTTTTGCAATATCTTTAAGTTTGCTTAGCTGTAATTGGCTTTGACTAAAGGCTTGTTCAGCTTGTTGATAAGCCCGCTCTGCCACTGTTAAGGCTTGCTCTATAGTGGCTAGGTCTGGCATAGCATCGTCTTGTAATAAATGTTTAAGCTGTTGCTGTAAAAGTGCAAGTTGCGAGCTGATATCTCGCCCTTGATTGTTATACTGCTCAATTTGTTGTTGCCAATTATCAAGCTGATGTTGATTTGATAACAACTGCTCGAGCACATCAACACGGTCAAATTCACTTTGCACAAAGGCCTTGTCCCACGTCAATTTTTGCTCAGTTAAACGCTGTTGCAGTTGCTCTAAGTTCCGCTTTACCTGTTCTACTTGGGCCTGGTTTGCCACCAAATCCTGGTTTGCGTCGCTATGTCGGTTTTGTGCTGATTTAAGTTTTTGTTCAAGCTCACTAAGTTGACCGCTTTTTTGTTGCATTAATTGTTCTATTTGAGCTTTGCTTTGATATGACTGACCAATCTCTTGTCGTAAGCTGCTTAACTGAGTGCCATAGGTAATGCTATCTTTTGCCAAGGTTGGCAATTGTTGGTTAATATCATCTATTTGTATTAAAAGAGGCTCTATTTGTCCCACTAAATCATCAAGTAATGCTTGTGCTTTTGGTAATTGTTGTTGCAATTTCGCAATTTCAGTCAACTGTCGATTAAGGTCATTAAGCTTGGCTTGGGCTTGCTCTGTGCTTAATGCTTTAACCTCGGCTGATAGTGATAATTCTAAAGTCTCGATTTGCTTTTGACAGCCTTTGACCGTTTCTTGCCATTGCACACATTTGGTTTCATTACCTTGATGTTGCTGTCGCATATGTTGTTGATGCGCTCTGGCGCTGTCTATATCCGCTTTACTTATTTGCTGTTGCTGTCCTTGTGGCTTGGCAGGGTTTGGATGCTCACTTGAGCCACAAACAGGACACGGCAGACCTGATTTAAGCTCTTGAGCTAAAACTAGCGCCTGACTTTGATGCCATGTCAATTCAAGTCGATTCGCCTCTTGTTCGGCTAAAAGGTAGTCTTGATACGATTGTTTATGAGCATCTTCAACTTGTTGTAATTGCTGCTGAGCCTGCTTTAATTCTTGTTGTAAGGTTTGTCGTTGGCCAAGTTGATTGACGTGCTGCTGTGCAACATTATGATCGTATCTAAGTTGCCCTTCGGTACTTAATTGCTGTTTTAAATTATTTAAAAAAACATCACCCTTTTGACTTCGTTGCACCAATTCCTGGTGTTTCTCGTTAAGCAACTGCAAATGCTGTTTTGACTGTTGCTCTTGGGATTGCGCTTTGGCGTGAGCTTGTTGCAAAGTATCGAGCTGATCAAATTTTTGCCCAATGACCTTTAGTTGCTGTTGCTCTTGTAACAGAGCATCGCGCCCTTTGGCATCGGTTTCGGCTTGGGTTAATGCGACTTTGGCTTGCTGTAAATCTTGCCGCAATTGATTTTGTTTTAGTGTTAGTGATTGCAACTGATCACGTTGTAATACAACATCGTTGTCCGCTTGTTTAAATGCTTTGTAAATTGGCTCAAGAGCCAAAGCCTTATTGGTGTTTAAAACCAGTTGTTGAATTGATTCAATTTCATCTTTACGGGCTTGATGTCTTGCTTGCTCTGCTTTAAGTTTGGTTTGTTGTTCGATTAAAGTACTAACATCCAACGCGTGTTTATGCTCAGCTTTGGCTTTATGCATGGCTAAATCGGCTTGTTTTTTTAGTGCTTCTTGCTGATTAAAAAGTTGCTCTGCATTGCCAAGGGCTGTGCTTAATGCTTCAACATTGTCAACAGCGACCTCATCAAGGGTTAATTGAATATTCTCTTCAAAGCGCTTGTACTCTCTTTCAATATTCCCGGCTTTATCTTTTAATTTTTGCTCAATGCGTTTATACACTTCGGTTTGAAATAGGGTTGATAAAATCGCTTGGCGGGCATCAGATTTTGCTAATAGTAACTCACGAAATTTACCTTGAGGTAACACCATAACTTGGCGAAATTGCTCAGCGGTTAGACCGATAATCTGTTCTATTTCTTTTTTTGCTTCATTCGAGCTTTTAGCTACAAGGGTTTGTGGTTGCTCTGTTTTATCGCCATTTTGTACTAATTTGACCAAATGCGCCGTCGGTTTTTGTTCGGTAAAACCATCACCTCTTTTGGCTTTTCGAATCTGGCTAGGTACGCGAGTAATTTGGTAAGTGTCATGGCGAATGGAAAAGGTTAAAGATACTTGTGTAAGAATTTCTTCGTTAGCATGGTCACATCGCAAGCCCACATCTTTTCGGGCATCATCGGTGGTTTCACCATACAGAGCATAACAAATAGCATGTAAAATAGACGACTTACCCGCCCCTGTTGGGCCATCGATTAAAAATAGTGGATTTTGCCCTAGGGCAGTGAAATCTATTTTTTGCTCATCAGCAAACGGGCCAAACGCTTGCAGACTTAATTGCTGTAATTTCATTATTTAGCCTCCAAGTCAGTTTGTGCTTCGGCGATGGTTTGTTTTAGTAAATCGCTTTGTTCAGAGGTTAGTTCTTGCCCCATGACTTGACTAAAAAAATCCGAAAACACTTGTTCTTCATCACGTTTATTACCTTGCGCCAGTGCTTTACTGATGCTCAATTTACTGCCAGATTGAAGATCAAAGTTAGTCCGTTCAATTTGCAACACATTAGGGTACACTTTGCGTAAACGCCCAATAGGGTCAAGGATCACTTGCGTGTCGGTAAGTTTGGCAAGTATATAATCTTGGCTCTTAAGGTCCGATTTACCTTGTGCTATTAACTCTTCTAGGGTGCCTTCTATTACCCTTAAGTCATGACGAGCATTTAAAGGCAATGACTGATGACTGACCTCGCCTTGTTGATTAATTTCAACCAAGGTAACCGACTTTTTTTGCTTATATTCGGAAAAAGAATACTTTAGTAAACTGCCACTGTAACGAATATGCGGTTCACCTTTAAACTGAGGCGAATGTAAATGACCAAGAGCAACATACGAAAAATCTGCCAGAGGTTGCCACGAAACCCTATCGGCGCCGCCAATAGACAATGGGCGCTCTGAGTCGGACTCACTCGCACCATCAATAAAACAGTGGCTTAATAAAACGGCTGGTGTATTAGGATGTTGCTGCTGTTTTGAGGCTAGAATTTTTTCAGCCATGTAGGTATGAGCATCATCATAAGTTTTAACGACCAGAGCGTTGTCATCATCGGCAAACGCTTCTCTTACTTCAACGG
Encoded proteins:
- a CDS encoding PolC-type DNA polymerase III, which produces MHIRSDNRADSLVVLDFETTGLSPDAGDRAIEIGAVKLEKGQVTDTFQQLMNPGRRVNAFIEQYTGITNKMLANAAPCDEVMAQFADFIGDSHLLAHNASFDKKFLDAEFARINHHYSGRFACTLLISRRLYQQAPDHKLGTLVRYKNLSTEGQFHRALFDSQMTAKLWQQMLRDIHREYRINPVPFTLVEQLAKAKKSSVQSFFKNFHLINSV
- a CDS encoding Na+/H+ antiporter NhaC family protein, which translates into the protein METQTAKASALLPILFFIAIFVGVGSYFTSQGVDFAFYQLPAHIAILPAILLAVLMSSKKSNETISTFIKGAGHSNIITMCLIYLLAGAFSVIAKSTGGVNAVVDLGLAIIPSWFLLPGIFIISALIATAMGTSMGTIAAVAPVAFGIGETAQIDGAVMAGAVFSGAIFGDNLSIISDTTIAATRTQGCRMKDKFAQNIKISLPAALITIVLLTWFNNPGEMTNSMPENPLLALPYLVILVLAVSGVNVFAVLTAGILLAGISGLITGEHSLLTLSKNIGEGFVSMQEIFILSLLIGGLSEITRAEGGLIAIQKSIGKLIAKAKNSHVAAQFGISMTTALTNIGVANNTVAILITGDLNREMAQKHGIKAAKAASLVDIAACIVQGLIPWGAQALLLGSLFALNPVSVVTTSIYPVALTFTAGIAMLLKK
- a CDS encoding AAA family ATPase, yielding MKLQQLSLQAFGPFADEQKIDFTALGQNPLFLIDGPTGAGKSSILHAICYALYGETTDDARKDVGLRCDHANEEILTQVSLTFSIRHDTYQITRVPSQIRKAKRGDGFTEQKPTAHLVKLVQNGDKTEQPQTLVAKSSNEAKKEIEQIIGLTAEQFRQVMVLPQGKFRELLLAKSDARQAILSTLFQTEVYKRIEQKLKDKAGNIEREYKRFEENIQLTLDEVAVDNVEALSTALGNAEQLFNQQEALKKQADLAMHKAKAEHKHALDVSTLIEQQTKLKAEQARHQARKDEIESIQQLVLNTNKALALEPIYKAFKQADNDVVLQRDQLQSLTLKQNQLRQDLQQAKVALTQAETDAKGRDALLQEQQQLKVIGQKFDQLDTLQQAHAKAQSQEQQSKQHLQLLNEKHQELVQRSQKGDVFLNNLKQQLSTEGQLRYDHNVAQQHVNQLGQRQTLQQELKQAQQQLQQVEDAHKQSYQDYLLAEQEANRLELTWHQSQALVLAQELKSGLPCPVCGSSEHPNPAKPQGQQQQISKADIDSARAHQQHMRQQHQGNETKCVQWQETVKGCQKQIETLELSLSAEVKALSTEQAQAKLNDLNRQLTEIAKLQQQLPKAQALLDDLVGQIEPLLIQIDDINQQLPTLAKDSITYGTQLSSLRQEIGQSYQSKAQIEQLMQQKSGQLSELEQKLKSAQNRHSDANQDLVANQAQVEQVKRNLEQLQQRLTEQKLTWDKAFVQSEFDRVDVLEQLLSNQHQLDNWQQQIEQYNNQGRDISSQLALLQQQLKHLLQDDAMPDLATIEQALTVAERAYQQAEQAFSQSQLQLSKLKDIAKRITKLQQEQSENKRQYEVVGTLAKAAGGKGNVRVSLERFVLGDLLDSVLAIASKRLHIMSRGQYQLVRQDEGLQKKNVTAGLDLAIDDAYTGKTRPVSTLSGGESFLASLALALALSDVVQQRSGGIALDTLFIDEGFGSLDQESLQLAIQTLIDLQEGGRTIGIISHVSELKEQMGLRINVTNSHSGSHIETQNTLGH
- a CDS encoding exonuclease SbcCD subunit D, which codes for MRFIHTSDWHIGRLFQNISLLDDQIFVLSQIKQYIREHQVNALVISGDVFDRAIPPADAVEALDNFLHEIEQEFSLPIIMISGNHDSAKRLRFGARHMQQSGLHILADLKQADNAIVLQGDNTEVAFYGIPYHDPVEVREAFADDDNALVVKTYDDAHTYMAEKILASKQQQHPNTPAVLLSHCFIDGASESDSERPLSIGGADRVSWQPLADFSYVALGHLHSPQFKGEPHIRYSGSLLKYSFSEYKQKKSVTLVEINQQGEVSHQSLPLNARHDLRVIEGTLEELIAQGKSDLKSQDYILAKLTDTQVILDPIGRLRKVYPNVLQIERTNFDLQSGSKLSISKALAQGNKRDEEQVFSDFFSQVMGQELTSEQSDLLKQTIAEAQTDLEAK
- a CDS encoding rhomboid family intramembrane serine protease, with the protein product MTKEWSLQKGDNIQSFENVEGVLKALKNWSPFTPILVSKPQSDQFLPPTCHHQLATTIVSRYKARVQVCIAMTFTATLITILCLLVTGDIIFLKGSILFALIIGAVLWDYCISFKSLHNLTTRTLFMYWLINSKYMKRIILGWLIFIIALATIQALMMYFLSGREAMFILIGTVHSSVLDGEVWRLFVGPFLHSSVAHFLINATFLMLIGPLSWRLYSFRAVLILVLGSAIGALFSTLLATFVDNYPYDSYAGLSPGIFALYGAVFIAGTLNKTLLPQGIALHLGFVALISMVSAMVYYQHSADASHWAGFILGALLSLCFNAKKIVFTDMNANDTPT